In a genomic window of Spiroplasma melliferum:
- a CDS encoding amino acid permease: MGKPKKHLKFFEFLTVFSTAIGITIGIGIYLKNDTSEGHLLYFTQNPYLSIGLWILVGILGMAMIMVFIEVTSVKTKSGHGTLPSWANVLIGRQVGSLVALFYIFFYFPILLGLFPIFSINAMFDALEVQSISKGTQHIIAIIVGLVILILFYLINIFLRNVGKWVQTIGTFIKFIPLIVSLVIGFVAPIENNVFNKYKELKFGNFFMGILPVLFSFDGFIYAAGLQKEVSNKNVVPKALFAAMLFITIFYILEVISLFLGTNDGSVFTLFKNLLGGPVAKILMWFIMLTALMSINGLTFVAPSFGHTVQEENLVYIGKKELSYQQIGLIQMTITVCFNLVLMGLSLGVVGDPMYLLDLSSNAVSFTAFLCYISLIIAVCVNRYTKRVEVTKVKGMYYYAGFSLFLLIGSIGYIMYNFFAYSSNHKTLYSLLIIIGGTLIIWGINELLLWNKATPAAGEIKIKTPLINNVNQ, encoded by the coding sequence ATGGGAAAGCCTAAAAAGCACCTTAAATTTTTTGAATTTTTAACTGTTTTTTCAACAGCAATTGGAATTACAATTGGAATTGGAATTTATTTAAAAAATGATACTTCAGAAGGACATCTTTTATATTTTACTCAAAATCCTTATTTATCAATTGGGTTATGAATTTTAGTTGGGATTTTAGGAATGGCAATGATTATGGTCTTTATTGAAGTTACATCAGTAAAAACTAAAAGTGGACATGGTACATTACCATCTTGGGCTAATGTTTTAATTGGTCGGCAAGTTGGTAGTTTAGTAGCATTATTTTATATCTTTTTTTATTTCCCAATTTTATTGGGTCTTTTCCCAATTTTTAGTATTAATGCAATGTTTGATGCACTAGAAGTGCAAAGCATTAGTAAGGGAACACAACATATAATTGCGATTATTGTTGGTCTTGTTATTTTAATTTTATTTTACTTAATAAATATTTTTTTACGAAATGTTGGGAAATGAGTTCAAACAATTGGAACATTTATTAAATTTATCCCGTTAATAGTTAGCTTAGTTATAGGTTTTGTTGCTCCAATTGAAAATAATGTTTTTAATAAGTATAAGGAATTAAAGTTTGGTAATTTCTTTATGGGGATTTTACCAGTACTATTTTCATTTGATGGTTTTATTTATGCTGCAGGATTGCAAAAAGAAGTTTCTAACAAAAATGTTGTTCCGAAGGCATTATTTGCTGCAATGTTATTCATTACTATTTTTTATATTTTAGAGGTTATTTCGTTATTTTTAGGAACAAATGATGGTAGCGTTTTTACCTTATTTAAAAATCTACTTGGTGGTCCAGTTGCAAAAATCTTAATGTGATTTATTATGTTAACAGCATTAATGAGCATTAATGGTCTAACCTTTGTTGCCCCTTCATTTGGACATACAGTGCAAGAAGAAAATCTTGTTTATATTGGAAAGAAAGAATTAAGTTATCAACAAATTGGTTTAATTCAAATGACAATTACTGTTTGTTTCAATTTAGTATTAATGGGACTTAGTCTTGGCGTTGTAGGCGATCCAATGTATTTATTAGATCTTTCTTCCAATGCAGTTAGTTTTACCGCTTTTCTGTGCTATATCAGTTTAATTATTGCTGTTTGTGTTAATCGTTATACAAAACGAGTCGAAGTAACAAAAGTAAAAGGAATGTATTATTATGCTGGTTTTTCTCTTTTCTTACTAATAGGATCAATTGGTTATATTATGTATAATTTCTTTGCTTATAGTAGTAATCATAAAACTTTATATAGTTTGTTAATTATTATTGGAGGAACATTAATAATATGAGGTATTAATGAATTGTTATTATGAAATAAAGCAACACCAGCTGCTGGTGAAATAAAAATAAAAACCCCATTGATTAATAATGTTAATCAATAG
- a CDS encoding triosephosphate isomerase, producing the protein MRKPIIIGNWKMHKTTNETIDFLKQVDHVCHDLKLDAGIAVPFVNLAVAKQHAHNLIIAAQNCHYEDFGAFTGEISVEMLEDLKITHVIIGHSERREMFNETNETVNLKAKKILAKGMVPIICCGETLQQYENNETQQIVETQIEKALQGIDFEDAKTIVIAYEPIWAIGTGKTATAEIAQNVCAIIRAKIASLYDEVVANVIRIQYGGSVKPENIQELLAQPDIDGALVGGASLEPKTFLGLVK; encoded by the coding sequence ATGCGAAAACCAATTATTATTGGAAATTGAAAAATGCATAAAACAACAAATGAAACAATTGATTTTTTAAAACAAGTTGATCATGTCTGTCATGATTTAAAACTTGATGCTGGTATTGCGGTACCGTTTGTTAATTTAGCAGTGGCAAAACAACATGCACATAATTTAATTATTGCGGCGCAAAATTGTCATTATGAAGATTTTGGTGCTTTTACTGGTGAAATTTCAGTTGAAATGCTAGAAGATTTAAAGATTACTCATGTTATTATTGGCCACTCAGAACGTCGTGAAATGTTTAATGAAACTAATGAAACAGTAAACTTAAAAGCAAAAAAAATCTTAGCAAAAGGGATGGTACCAATTATTTGTTGTGGTGAAACATTGCAACAATATGAAAATAATGAAACACAGCAAATTGTTGAAACACAAATTGAAAAAGCATTACAAGGAATTGATTTTGAAGATGCAAAAACAATTGTTATTGCTTATGAACCAATTTGAGCAATTGGAACAGGGAAAACAGCAACAGCTGAAATTGCCCAAAATGTTTGTGCAATAATTAGAGCAAAAATTGCTAGTCTTTATGATGAAGTGGTAGCAAATGTGATACGAATCCAATATGGAGGTAGTGTTAAACCGGAAAATATTCAAGAATTATTAGCTCAACCAGATATTGATGGAGCCTTAGTTGGCGGGGCTAGTTTAGAACCAAAAACTTTTTTAGGTTTAGTAAAATAA
- a CDS encoding ABC transporter ATP-binding protein, whose amino-acid sequence MSLINIENLSHANGGKVLYKNSAIRINKGEHLALIGANGTGKTTLLSIIYGKLTPDEANIEVHPRVKIGYLDQHQELDGTLTVEQFLKLTYQHLFEIEEKIHAIYEKMSLNYDEDELVKALKLQEHLDQNGFETIDKEIRSLVDGLGIDPEKLNVKLSELSGGQRGKVILAKLLLSENDFLLLDEPTNFLDLEQVEWLAKFLQNYEKAFLVVSHDIDFINKVAKIIYAIENLSINRYVGNYQQYLALSELKNEQYDKVQKGQERLIKKLETYVAKNKARASTAKSAQSRQKQIDKIEVMDKRHELTKPKFIFKYKRPASTIIVSAEQLAIGYQFPLIKPLTFDIRDGEKCIVRGYNGIGKTTFLNTLAGNLPKLGGTLKIGNGVFIAYFHQIEQLMDITPIEYLKNLYPDLEEGRIRSILANFGVKSTLMQNQMTKLSGGEQTKVRLSALSLQPCSLLILDEPTNHLDVLAKEALLEAIQAFDGTVLITTHDINFNVNWADKVLDFEMMV is encoded by the coding sequence ATGAGTTTAATTAATATTGAAAATTTAAGTCATGCTAACGGGGGAAAAGTTCTCTATAAAAATTCAGCAATTCGAATTAATAAAGGTGAACATTTAGCTTTAATTGGAGCAAATGGAACAGGAAAAACAACATTATTAAGTATTATTTATGGGAAACTTACTCCTGATGAAGCAAACATTGAAGTGCATCCAAGAGTAAAAATTGGCTATTTAGACCAACACCAAGAGTTAGATGGAACATTAACAGTCGAGCAATTTTTAAAATTAACATATCAACATTTATTTGAAATTGAGGAAAAAATTCATGCAATTTATGAAAAAATGAGTCTTAATTATGATGAAGATGAACTTGTTAAAGCACTGAAATTACAAGAGCACTTAGATCAAAATGGTTTTGAAACAATTGATAAGGAAATTCGTAGTTTAGTTGATGGTTTAGGAATTGACCCAGAAAAATTGAATGTTAAATTATCAGAATTATCGGGTGGTCAACGAGGAAAAGTTATTCTAGCAAAGTTATTATTATCGGAAAATGATTTTTTGTTATTAGATGAACCAACTAACTTTTTAGATTTAGAACAAGTTGAATGATTAGCTAAATTTTTGCAAAATTATGAAAAAGCTTTTCTAGTTGTTTCACATGATATTGACTTTATTAACAAAGTAGCGAAAATAATATATGCTATTGAAAATTTAAGCATTAACCGCTATGTTGGTAATTATCAACAATATTTAGCATTAAGTGAATTAAAAAATGAACAATATGATAAAGTGCAAAAAGGACAAGAACGCTTAATTAAAAAATTAGAAACTTATGTTGCAAAAAATAAGGCTCGTGCTTCAACAGCAAAAAGTGCTCAATCACGGCAAAAACAAATTGATAAAATCGAAGTAATGGATAAACGACATGAATTAACAAAACCAAAATTTATTTTTAAATATAAGAGGCCCGCTAGTACAATTATTGTTAGTGCTGAGCAATTAGCAATAGGGTATCAATTTCCTTTAATTAAACCATTAACATTTGACATTCGGGATGGTGAAAAATGTATTGTGCGAGGATATAATGGAATTGGAAAAACAACCTTTCTAAATACTTTAGCGGGGAATCTTCCTAAGTTAGGCGGAACATTAAAAATTGGTAATGGAGTATTCATTGCTTATTTTCATCAAATTGAACAATTAATGGATATTACGCCAATTGAATATTTAAAAAACTTATACCCAGACTTGGAAGAAGGCCGAATTCGAAGTATTTTAGCCAACTTTGGAGTTAAAAGTACTTTAATGCAAAATCAGATGACAAAATTATCGGGTGGTGAACAAACTAAGGTTCGGTTATCAGCATTATCTTTACAACCATGTAGTTTACTAATTTTAGATGAGCCAACAAACCATCTTGATGTTTTAGCCAAAGAAGCATTGTTAGAAGCAATTCAAGCCTTTGATGGAACAGTTCTAATTACAACTCATGATATTAATTTTAATGTTAATTGAGCTGACAAAGTTCTTGATTTTGAAATGATGGTTTAA
- a CDS encoding putative endonuclease, protein MPKHYFYVLFCADETLYAGYTVNLNRREQEHNMGTGAKYTSLAKRRPVKIIYSEEYATRSAAMQREAAFKQLSRLEKIMFLQDHNINLPFVILSDMVKS, encoded by the coding sequence ATGCCAAAACATTATTTTTATGTCTTATTCTGTGCTGATGAGACTCTCTATGCTGGTTATACAGTTAATTTAAATCGGCGTGAACAAGAACATAATATGGGGACTGGAGCAAAATATACATCTTTAGCAAAACGACGACCGGTTAAAATAATTTATAGTGAAGAATATGCAACCCGTTCTGCAGCAATGCAACGCGAGGCGGCTTTTAAACAATTATCTCGGTTAGAAAAAATTATGTTTTTACAAGACCATAATATTAATTTACCATTTGTAATTTTGTCAGATATGGTAAAATCATAA
- a CDS encoding excinuclease ABC subunit A, with the protein MGKDWIVVKGARENNLKNIDVKVPKEKLVVFTGLSGSGKSSLAFNTIYAEGRRRYIESLSSYARQFLGGNEKPDVDAIEGLSPAISIDQKTTSHNPRSTVGTVTEIYDYLRLLYARVGTPYCINGHGVIKSVTVKEIINNLKQLLTEGEKFMILSPVVRDKKGSFKDLFARLKQESFIRVKVNDEIKTLDEEIELDKNKRQNIDIIIDRLVYKESADLLSRIHDAIEVALKYGNALVKIDFVDQKKEMLFSTNYSCSICGFVIPELEPRLFSFNSPSGACSECKGLGVKLEVDEDLLIPNRSLSILQGAIIYLKNIVNTTNIEWQKFKILANHYHIVLEQPVSDLTKEQLEYLIRGSDEPIEYNLKTASGNIMRGYDYIEGIGQLIERRYTETSSESAREYYKQFMTDKKCGTCLGKRLNEIPLSVKINNISISEFTDLSVEDELKEVLNLKLTESQQEIARLIINELVNRLDFLSRVGLGYLTLSRNASTLSGGEAQRIRLATQIGSQLTGVLYVLDEPSIGLHQRDNDKLIETLKSLRDLGNTLIVVEHDEDTIRASDYIVDIGPRAGINGGEVVAAGSIDDIKQNPNSITGKYLTGELAINVPKKRRGGNGLVLEIKGARENNLKNINVTIPLNKFVCLTGVSGSGKSTLMNEILWKGIKKNLGLATERPGAHDKIVGIDNIDKVINISQDPIGKTPRSNPATYTSVFDDIRDLFANTNEAKARGYLKGRFSFNVPGGRCEHCQGDGIIKISMHFLPTVYVSCEVCEGKRYNDETLLVKFKDKNIYDVLEMTVDQACDFFAAQPKINQKLATMQEVGLGYIKLGQSATELSGGEAQRVKLSTFLLKRTTGKTLFLLDEPTTGLHVDDVKRLLVVLNKIVDNGDTVITIEHNLDVIKMADYIIDLGPEGGIGGGTIVATGTPEQLVLKSDTSYTAQYLKPLLK; encoded by the coding sequence ATGGGAAAAGATTGAATCGTTGTTAAAGGTGCTCGAGAAAATAATTTAAAGAATATTGATGTTAAAGTACCTAAAGAGAAATTAGTTGTTTTTACTGGTTTATCAGGAAGCGGAAAATCATCATTAGCTTTTAATACCATTTATGCGGAAGGACGACGTCGTTATATTGAAAGTCTATCAAGTTATGCTCGCCAATTTTTAGGTGGAAATGAAAAACCTGATGTTGATGCAATTGAAGGATTATCACCAGCGATTTCTATTGACCAAAAAACAACTAGTCATAATCCCCGTAGTACTGTTGGAACAGTTACAGAAATTTATGATTATCTCCGCTTATTGTATGCACGAGTTGGTACGCCATATTGTATTAATGGTCATGGGGTTATTAAATCGGTAACAGTTAAAGAAATCATAAATAATTTAAAACAACTTTTAACAGAAGGTGAAAAATTTATGATTTTATCACCAGTAGTTCGTGATAAAAAAGGTAGTTTTAAAGATTTATTTGCACGTTTGAAGCAGGAAAGTTTTATTCGGGTAAAAGTTAATGATGAAATCAAAACTTTGGATGAAGAAATTGAATTAGATAAAAATAAACGGCAAAATATTGATATTATTATTGACCGTTTGGTTTATAAAGAATCAGCAGATTTATTAAGTCGAATTCATGATGCAATTGAAGTAGCGTTAAAATATGGTAATGCATTAGTAAAAATTGATTTTGTTGATCAAAAAAAAGAAATGCTTTTTTCAACTAATTATTCATGTAGTATTTGTGGTTTTGTTATCCCAGAATTAGAACCACGGTTGTTTTCATTTAATTCACCATCAGGGGCTTGTAGTGAATGTAAAGGCTTAGGAGTAAAATTAGAAGTTGATGAAGATTTATTGATACCTAATCGATCATTATCAATTTTACAAGGGGCAATAATTTATTTAAAAAATATTGTTAATACAACAAATATTGAATGACAAAAGTTTAAAATTTTAGCTAATCATTATCATATTGTGTTAGAGCAACCAGTTAGTGATTTAACAAAAGAGCAACTAGAATATTTGATTCGTGGTAGTGATGAACCAATTGAATATAATTTAAAAACAGCTAGTGGAAACATTATGCGGGGATATGATTATATTGAGGGAATAGGGCAGTTAATTGAACGTCGTTATACGGAAACATCAAGTGAATCAGCACGTGAATATTATAAACAATTTATGACGGATAAAAAGTGTGGAACTTGTTTAGGAAAGCGGTTAAATGAAATTCCTTTGTCAGTTAAAATTAATAATATTAGTATTTCTGAATTTACTGATTTATCTGTTGAGGATGAATTAAAAGAAGTTTTAAATTTAAAATTAACAGAATCACAACAAGAAATTGCGCGGTTAATTATTAATGAATTAGTTAATCGTTTGGATTTCTTAAGTCGAGTTGGCTTAGGTTATTTAACGTTATCACGTAATGCTTCAACATTATCAGGTGGAGAAGCCCAGCGGATTCGATTAGCAACACAAATTGGCAGTCAGTTAACAGGGGTTTTGTATGTGCTAGATGAACCTTCAATCGGATTACATCAACGAGATAATGATAAATTAATTGAAACATTAAAAAGTTTACGTGATTTAGGAAATACTTTAATTGTGGTTGAACACGATGAAGATACGATTCGTGCTAGTGATTATATTGTTGATATTGGTCCACGTGCAGGGATTAATGGTGGTGAAGTTGTCGCTGCAGGAAGCATTGATGATATTAAACAAAATCCAAATTCAATTACTGGTAAATATTTAACTGGTGAATTAGCAATTAATGTGCCAAAAAAACGGCGTGGTGGTAATGGTTTAGTATTAGAAATTAAAGGAGCACGAGAAAATAATTTAAAAAATATTAATGTTACAATTCCTTTAAATAAATTTGTTTGTTTGACAGGCGTTTCAGGAAGTGGTAAATCAACTTTGATGAATGAAATTTTATGAAAGGGTATTAAGAAAAATTTAGGTTTAGCAACTGAACGTCCAGGTGCACATGATAAAATTGTTGGGATTGATAATATTGATAAAGTAATTAATATTTCCCAAGATCCAATTGGGAAAACACCACGTAGTAATCCTGCGACTTATACATCAGTTTTTGATGATATTCGTGATTTATTTGCGAATACGAATGAGGCTAAAGCACGAGGGTACTTAAAAGGTCGTTTTTCTTTTAATGTTCCAGGCGGACGTTGTGAACACTGTCAGGGTGATGGAATTATTAAGATTTCAATGCACTTTCTGCCAACAGTTTATGTTTCTTGTGAAGTTTGTGAAGGAAAACGCTATAATGATGAAACATTATTAGTTAAATTCAAAGATAAAAATATTTATGATGTTTTAGAAATGACAGTTGACCAAGCTTGTGATTTTTTTGCGGCGCAACCAAAAATTAACCAGAAGTTAGCAACAATGCAAGAGGTTGGTTTAGGTTATATTAAATTAGGACAATCAGCAACAGAATTATCTGGTGGAGAAGCGCAGCGGGTTAAGTTATCAACCTTTTTGTTAAAACGGACAACTGGTAAAACTTTATTTTTATTAGATGAACCAACAACGGGGTTGCATGTTGATGATGTTAAAAGATTGTTGGTGGTTTTGAATAAAATTGTTGATAATGGTGATACTGTTATTACAATTGAACATAACTTAGATGTTATTAAAATGGCTGATTATATTATTGATTTAGGACCCGAAGGTGGGATTGGTGGTGGGACGATTGTTGCAACAGGAACACCAGAACAACTTGTTTTAAAAAGTGATACTAGTTATACTGCACAATATCTAAAACCATTATTAAAGTAA
- a CDS encoding folylpolyglutamate synthase, which yields MDVKKQLFKATFFQKKYNLAKLLTEKYADAQNKIKVINVVGTNGKGSVSNYLHRQLMLNYKRVGLFTSPAFLKHNERIKINNKMINDNDLKRIIKEIKGEIKTYQLTFFEIWVLICIKYFLEQKIDIAIIEAGIGGCLDATNVFNNQLAVLLTSIDYEHTEVLGNSLDSIIQNKVGIAKSNCKLFISASCKKYFNLIAKYHDLDNIITSEICPQAINYYQEFNVGLVIKFLKVFKFKINYELFKVNPILGRFTQLSKNPYFIIDGAHNPEGIRACIHTFEMLHNLNRNEVLVLYASSQKKDYMQNLTLLKEHFGNDLYITEFQHPMSWDINNIKMQNKIKNWKKLLLQNKTKNILVCGSLYFIPLVYQFYLERM from the coding sequence ATGGATGTTAAAAAACAACTTTTTAAGGCAACATTTTTTCAAAAAAAATATAATTTGGCAAAATTATTAACAGAAAAATATGCTGATGCACAAAATAAAATTAAAGTAATTAATGTTGTTGGCACAAATGGAAAAGGATCAGTTTCAAATTACTTACACCGTCAATTGATGTTAAATTATAAACGGGTAGGTCTTTTTACTTCACCAGCATTTTTAAAACATAATGAACGAATTAAAATTAATAATAAGATGATTAATGATAATGATTTAAAACGAATTATCAAAGAAATTAAAGGAGAAATTAAAACTTATCAGTTAACTTTTTTTGAAATTTGAGTTTTAATTTGTATTAAATATTTTTTAGAACAAAAAATTGATATTGCTATTATTGAAGCTGGGATTGGTGGTTGTTTAGATGCAACTAATGTTTTTAACAATCAATTAGCTGTTTTATTAACTTCAATTGATTATGAACATACTGAAGTGTTAGGCAATAGTTTGGATAGTATTATTCAAAATAAAGTTGGAATTGCAAAAAGCAATTGTAAACTTTTTATTAGTGCTAGTTGTAAAAAATATTTTAATTTGATTGCAAAATATCATGATTTGGATAATATTATTACAAGCGAAATTTGCCCACAAGCAATTAATTATTATCAAGAATTTAATGTTGGTTTAGTTATTAAGTTTTTAAAAGTTTTTAAGTTTAAAATTAATTATGAGCTTTTTAAAGTAAATCCAATCTTAGGGCGTTTTACCCAATTAAGTAAAAATCCATATTTTATTATTGATGGAGCACATAATCCAGAAGGAATTCGTGCCTGTATTCATACTTTTGAAATGTTACATAATTTGAATCGAAATGAAGTATTAGTATTGTATGCTTCTTCCCAAAAAAAAGATTATATGCAAAATTTAACTTTATTGAAGGAACATTTTGGTAACGATTTATATATTACGGAATTTCAACATCCAATGTCATGGGACATTAATAATATTAAGATGCAGAATAAGATTAAAAATTGGAAAAAATTATTATTGCAAAATAAAACAAAAAATATTTTAGTTTGTGGGTCGCTATACTTTATTCCATTAGTTTATCAGTTTTATTTAGAAAGGATGTAA
- a CDS encoding chromosome replication initiation/membrane attachment protein, whose translation MMEKETTYLIKQEYQLSDDERMLLLCLYRPIIGDKAHMLYIALTAQDFILELNTKYHLNSLLTLLQISYDEFLVAKSKLETIGLLKILKREKGKHYILKPQLPISAIDFFENQILSNYLLNIVGEKSFAIIKAKFIVNNQEDKQNLNDLSDQLSNKVMTFDFVYIDKYLASKNANHKLYLPYREKIIQLANYYNVLTNNLAIFIYKSIELTAKERIFNYETFQHLLSDFHQKTVLKKQLNGEQLNLIVSDENIIKPTNMLEAKINEMVSIDPIQYLTLLRENKKPTPIEIELIRDLIINYSLTPGVVNCLIEYVWFKNTHRIERKYCEKIANTFHQLQINTVDKAMEHLRSAYAKTQKSKVTKDAIKAKTYQWKEKTVKHNMAELEYNKIYEQKRQEQGIKKVNLPQLLDDLKNL comes from the coding sequence ATGATGGAAAAGGAAACTACTTATTTAATTAAACAAGAGTATCAATTGTCAGATGATGAACGTATGTTACTTTTATGTTTATATCGTCCAATTATTGGCGATAAAGCACATATGTTATATATTGCTTTGACAGCACAAGATTTCATCTTAGAATTAAATACTAAATATCATTTAAATAGTCTTTTAACATTATTACAAATATCATATGACGAATTTTTAGTAGCAAAAAGTAAATTAGAAACAATTGGCTTATTAAAAATTTTAAAACGAGAAAAAGGAAAGCATTATATTTTAAAACCACAATTACCAATTTCCGCAATTGATTTTTTTGAAAATCAAATTTTAAGTAATTATTTATTAAATATTGTAGGAGAAAAATCTTTTGCAATTATTAAAGCTAAATTTATTGTTAATAATCAAGAAGACAAACAAAATCTTAATGATTTATCTGACCAATTAAGTAATAAAGTAATGACATTTGATTTTGTCTATATTGATAAATACTTAGCATCAAAAAATGCAAATCATAAATTATACTTACCATATCGTGAAAAAATTATCCAATTAGCAAATTATTATAATGTTTTAACAAATAATCTTGCTATTTTTATTTACAAAAGTATTGAGTTAACTGCCAAAGAACGAATTTTTAATTATGAGACATTTCAACATTTGCTATCTGATTTTCATCAAAAAACAGTATTAAAAAAACAACTTAATGGGGAACAATTAAATTTAATTGTTAGTGATGAAAATATTATTAAGCCAACTAACATGTTAGAAGCAAAAATTAATGAAATGGTTTCAATTGATCCAATTCAATATTTAACTTTACTACGAGAAAATAAGAAACCAACACCAATTGAGATTGAATTAATTCGTGATTTAATTATTAATTATTCATTAACACCGGGAGTAGTTAATTGTTTAATTGAATATGTTTGATTTAAAAATACTCATCGAATTGAAAGAAAGTATTGTGAAAAAATTGCAAATACTTTTCATCAACTACAAATTAATACTGTTGATAAAGCGATGGAGCATTTACGTAGTGCTTATGCAAAAACACAAAAAAGTAAAGTTACAAAGGATGCTATTAAAGCAAAAACATATCAATGGAAAGAAAAAACAGTTAAGCATAATATGGCTGAATTAGAATATAATAAAATTTATGAACAAAAACGTCAAGAACAAGGAATTAAGAAAGTTAATCTTCCACAATTATTAGATGATTTAAAAAATTTATAA
- a CDS encoding primosomal protein DnaI, whose amino-acid sequence MPKLNLLKQLQNNAELMLNLQEIEFNINNYQQFESLFQEYLNNYHQCEKSLSLSLCQQPFKGYKYYIKKENDNLFLTRIECEHTIAIKEKNKVKNNYLYYDFSDELLKLRLNDIKKDENFNNMHLIIGEMVKFVKGQRKKGLYIYGQPGVGKTYLLIRLANVLANNNRKVAFISIINLINRVKESFNLFNSESSLVEILLGADVLFLDDIGGETVSPWVRDDLLFRILNDRISRQLPTFFSSNFTTTALTTIYANVKAEINDKEINKVKALRIVDRTRGLATELELLGNSRRTDEDYVEKLTI is encoded by the coding sequence ATGCCAAAACTAAATTTGTTAAAACAACTTCAAAATAACGCAGAATTAATGCTTAATTTACAAGAAATTGAGTTTAATATTAATAATTATCAACAGTTTGAGTCACTCTTTCAAGAATATTTAAATAATTATCATCAATGTGAAAAATCATTATCTTTATCTTTATGCCAACAACCATTTAAAGGTTATAAATATTATATTAAAAAAGAAAATGATAATTTGTTTTTAACACGAATTGAATGTGAGCATACAATAGCTATCAAAGAAAAAAATAAAGTTAAAAATAACTATCTTTATTATGACTTTAGTGATGAATTATTAAAATTACGATTAAATGATATTAAAAAAGATGAAAATTTTAATAATATGCATCTCATTATTGGGGAAATGGTCAAATTTGTTAAAGGCCAACGAAAAAAAGGCTTATATATTTATGGCCAACCAGGAGTTGGCAAAACTTATTTATTAATTCGCTTAGCTAATGTTTTAGCAAATAATAATCGTAAAGTTGCTTTTATTTCAATAATTAATTTAATTAATCGAGTAAAAGAATCATTTAATCTTTTTAATAGTGAATCATCCTTAGTTGAAATTCTATTAGGAGCTGATGTCTTATTTTTAGATGATATTGGGGGAGAAACTGTTTCTCCATGAGTTCGTGATGATTTATTATTTCGTATTTTAAATGACCGTATTAGTCGTCAGTTACCAACTTTTTTTTCATCAAATTTTACAACAACAGCTTTAACAACAATTTATGCAAATGTCAAAGCTGAAATTAATGATAAAGAAATTAACAAAGTAAAAGCATTAAGAATTGTTGATCGAACCCGAGGATTAGCAACAGAATTAGAATTGTTAGGAAATAGTAGAAGAACTGATGAGGACTATGTGGAAAAATTAACAATCTAA
- a CDS encoding DNA-directed RNA polymerase subunit alpha encodes MKRIFNLLFTTTTFFGTIPNLLGNNSNEIQEQITIWLEMDETERNQLLNHSIDDLEITQRTQICLEKAKIYRLSDLVSKTENEIKNIKNLGEKSLTEIKEKMHELGLHFRH; translated from the coding sequence ATGAAAAGAATTTTTAATTTATTATTTACTACAACGACATTTTTTGGAACTATTCCAAATTTACTGGGTAATAATTCAAATGAAATTCAAGAACAAATAACTATTTGGTTAGAAATGGATGAAACGGAGCGAAATCAATTATTGAATCATAGTATTGATGATTTAGAAATTACGCAACGTACACAAATTTGTTTAGAAAAAGCAAAAATTTATAGATTATCTGATTTAGTTTCAAAAACAGAAAATGAAATTAAAAATATTAAAAATTTAGGAGAAAAATCATTAACAGAAATTAAAGAAAAAATGCATGAGTTAGGTTTACACTTTCGACATTAA